In Dermacentor variabilis isolate Ectoservices chromosome 1, ASM5094787v1, whole genome shotgun sequence, the genomic stretch TTTTATACTCGGAAATGTCTGCATAAATGTGATTACAAAATATAGTCAATGTATTATATATTTCCTTCTTGACCGCAGCCGGACGTGTTGGAAATGCTGGTACAGGCTGGTGCTGATCTTAATGCACGCACCAAGAATGGCGAGACACCATATGGTAAAGATTTGCTACCTCTATGATAGTGTATTTTTTGTTCACTCTTCACTAGATTTTTTGTGCTTAAGATGCAACTCCACGTGATTAATAAGGTAGATAATTTGCATAGCTCAGTTTTTTTCTTGTCACTGCGCAAACATGGGAATGTGATCATAAGAATCTCTGTAGTACCAAGAGTTCCTTGTATAAGGTGATTCAAGGTTGTCTGCAATGGAAGAACTAGAGTAACGTGACTGCTTAAAACCTTATTTagcttttttttaattgcatgTATTCAGGCTTCTCTGATTATAAATTACTTATCAAGTGTTTTTAACTAATTTACTTTGTGCTTTACACACACAAACCTCATTTTACCACTTCAGGAAGGAATATATATGCGTCTTAATAGCAACTTCAGCGTGCAAAAAAACATTCGCACACACAAACACCAAGAAGGGGGACCCCCCCTTGggcatttgtgtgtgtgagtgtgtgcatgTATTTGAGTGTGTTTTCTTGTGCTCTGAAGCTGTTATCAAAATGGATTACAAACTATCCCAGCTACAAGTTCTTTTAATATGGTCATTGCCACAAAtgatacagcaaaaaaaaaagaggaaaatgcTTTACTTTCCATTGGTTCAAAATCATCGCTCTCGATAGAAGAATCGTTGATAACGGTGCCATCATCCTCTTTGCTTGAAGAGCAATGCTTCACTTTGCTGCTTTCACTATCACTCCCGCCTTTAGAGTCAAACAACGACTTTCTTTTGCATGCGCGACTCATGTTCAAGCTGTCAATGGGAGACGTCATATTTCAATATCTCCTACCAGAAAGGGCCAGAAGAGCACAATAAACGTGGACTTCATGTGCTGACATAGTGCTGCCATCCATGTAGCAGAACAAAATTTGAGTGGCCGTGCTTCGTTGTCCAAAGCCATGTTCACCAGTAAGCATTCACGAGCTAGGCTGGTCCAAAATGCTTAAAGGGTTTTCAAAGAATGCTTTTGTCAAGTCCTTTCTTATGTTGGGAAGGGAAAGCCACAGGCATTTTAAATTAGTCTTATGAACACTGTGTCGAGCTTCTATTATGTTTTGTGAGAAACACCTGCTATTGCTGATGTTAGCTTGTTTGTCTTATTAGGCCCAGTCCTTGGCCTATAAAATTCAGATATGTAATATGTGAATGAAGGCCCCTAGACATATAAGATAGATTGCTGCTGGTTGCTGCAGACATCTGTGAAGATCCTGACCTGAAGGAGAGAATTGTGCAACTACGAAGTgaaatggaaacaaaaagggCCATGCAGCCAAACAAACTGCGGCGTTCACAAAGCCAGAATACTCGCAGGTAAGTGTTCCTTGAAAATGAATCTGAAAGTTCGTTGTATCTTGTGCTGTAGTATGCTTAAGATTTTCTGCTTCTTAGCCATTTTTTCTTTAAAATGTCAGCTCGCTTGAAAAATTTGATTTGATATGTCTTGTTGGCTGCAGTGGCGAACATGAAGAGCTCCTAGAAAGTTTACTGTTTGTTGCTGTAGGGAACTACAAGGAATAAAGGACCTTATTGCAGTTACTGTATCTGCATTGCTGTCACGCATATGTAATGCTATCTGCATTAGAGCCTTGTTTTACCTTTCTGCTGAGGCATTCTCTTGCATGGCTATCAGTAATACGGTTTAGGTGATTTTTGAAGGCTAGGCTTAAAGATGTAGTCGCTATAATGTGTTGATGTTGACTCGGGACGTTATCTTGCCATGCCATCCTATTTACCAATGACTACATCTGCAGCCAATCGGTGCGTCGAACAAGCATCCGTGAGAAAGGCATGATTTCCCGCCGAGAGGCTCGTGAGGAAGCCCGCATCCGCCAAGAGCAGCAGGCACCACTGGGCAAGGATGAGGTGAGTGCATTACTTCAAGTGGCAAGGCAGTGCTGAGATGTGTAGACAGCTTTGCTGGAATATTTGTGCCAACTGCTCACTGTCAAGCTTTTCACCTTCTTCCCATGTACTGAACAGCTGAAGTGAGAAaactgagagaaaaaaagacctCATAGACACCAGCGACTATTTGGTTCCCTTAACCTGATTAACTGCAAACTGCAGTAATGAGCACTCCTAGCAAGCTTATGTTACTAGGCAGAATCATTTGTGAGAGAGCAGGGAAGCTTTCACACAGGTCTTACTCTAAAGAGGATCACGCCACTGCACCACACATCACcgtttgcatttatttcttgcgaCATGTACTGCTCATGTGTTCTatcctctgctgctgctgctgagtacACCCTGCTGTGAATAACGTGCTTACTAAATATtccaaatttttttcattttcagcgTGCATGTTGGCTCATAGAGATACTTCTGCAAAGTTTCAGCTTCAAATCTTTCTTCCCGTGTATGCACACAGagcctttatgaaagggaacgcACAGTTATGTGACCTGCACTCCTTGTCGACTCACCAACAGGCAACAGGCAACTAAGATAGGCTCGACAGCAACTAAGATAGGCTCGACCATCAATCAGCAGCCAGAAGAACTGCAAATGACAAGCCATTGCTACAGTCAAGTAAAAAAAAGTTCACAGCGGCACCTCTAGTTGCTGCTAGCATCTGTAAAGCTTCTTGCAGTCACCCAGTGGTGGCACCATAGCGGCTGCTGCGGATCATAGGCTGCACACTTGTGCATTCTTTCATAAAAGCACCCTGTGTACATTGGAACAATGTTAAAATTTTCACTGTTTTACAAAGCATCTTAGTAGCCCCCGTAACACTTTAATTTCTTCTACATCTCCCAATTCCCTTTGGGACTTGAAATTTTCGCCACGTACTACATCTTAGCATGTCCTCTTGAACATTCTGGTCCTAATCAAtttcaaagtgttttttttttttttcatatggctATTGGTTTAGTCTCTCTATTGTTTCTGTGGTGCACTTCAATTAGACTTCGATCATTTCTTGTGACCCCTCTACCAATTTTCCCACATCTTTGTAACTGCTCTGGTATATTCTGCAAAGAACTCACTCGATTTCCTCAGTTTCACTCTAGTTCTACTTTTAGTTATCTTGCCGGAATTTTTCAAAACATCCCAATGGCTATTATTTCACTTTGTAATTTCTTGTCACTCCTTGTCATTTTTTGTCACTCCTACAGTTAGCTGAGGTTTTTTTATTTCACCTGCATATTGTTCACAATTCCCCCAACATACCTGCAAAAATTCATCCCAATCTGCATTCTCACCAGCTATCAATGCTGGTTGCTTGATGGCCGCGCTGCTGCTTTTATGTTGCATCGTGTCATGCCTGAGCGTGATGAATGAACAAGTACTGTCTGCCCGTTTCCTAGCTCGTAGCTGCTATTCATAGCAAAACAGCTTACAAATACCAGCTCGGGTCATGATTTATGATTTACCGCATTTTCTGGTCTATAAGTCTCATCCCCCTCAAAACGGCAgttcttcaaaaaaagaaaactgtataTAAGTCACACCGGTGTATAAGACACGCCTGTTCATTcagcaagcaatttttttttaaatacaggaATGTTTAACTTCGCGAACGAGGGTCACGCGCAAGTGTATcggtgccattcctatgcaattGTGCTATTCTATAGTGGCATTCCTCTAAGTGCCATTCCTATAAAATTGTCCCCGCGCACTGTATGTGCAAGGGGAAGCGTACGACAGTGAGCTGAATCgtgcacaagggaggaaagcgggaaggcagctcgggagggaggggggggggaaggggtggCTTGTACTCTGGTAGCAACTGCATAGTTTGTGCAGCGGTgcacgccgtatcttgaaagcgatctccaGATGTGACGACTTCAGAGTCAGTCGACTCGCGGTCGGCCTGCCGCTGCTTACGTTGCTGCTACGTCCTTCTCGCAcggcacccgccatggttgctcagtggctatggcgttgggctgctgagcacgtggtcacgggatcgaatcccggccatggcggccggatttcgatgggggcgaaatgcgaaaacacccatgtgtttagatttaggtgtacgttaaagaaccccagatggttgaaatttccggagtgcctcataatcggaaagtggttttggcacaggaaaccccataattttttttgttttcttgcacgGCGCTTGGAAACTCGATCATGAGAAGGACCTGGTACCTCCATAGTGCGCACACAACCcatagcaactgccagaggaggtcaagcCAGCGCGCTTCGCGTGGCCATAGCATCCAATCCGATTTTGACGGGAGTtctttcccgaaaaaaaaaaagaaatgtatataaGTCGCACTGTTCTATAAAATGCACTGATGAAaaactccgaaaaaaaaaaaagcttatacgCCGGAATATACAGTACTTATAGAAGTAGTGCAATATTATGGTGGGATGTAGGTATTATTCCGTGTCTTGATTTACTAGGCCAAGTTTCCAGCTTTTTGTCCaggcttgttttttgtttcttctgtctATATCGCTTGTTGTGGGATCCCAGATGTACTATGCCTACACAGAGAAAATGGAACCTTCAACTGGGTAATTCATGCTAAATTTGGTGCATGTTTGTTTCCTTGCTAGTCCCTCCATGTTGTTATAACTATGTGGTGTGACTTGATTCTAGAGGTCAAAGGAAGCAGCGTGACCACTGGTTTGTTGATATTGAAGGTGTGTTGCCGCAAAAATcattggtttttcttttttaggtAACTGTTGACTCCATAGCTACCATAAGAAACATCAATCCCTCGAAAGCGCAACATATAAATTACAGCACTCTTTAATGCGACTATTTAAAAATGTGCACAAAGTCCAGCATGGCTTTGAACATGAGGTAGAAGACTAGATAAACCAAGGAAATTTGGAGGTGGTAGCGACGTGATGTTGTAAATCACTCAAGCATGCATCGGTCAGCCTGGTGCAATAGTTGAAGGGCTGTGTTTGTGTTGCCAAAAGCTGCACCACCAAATCGGCATTTTCATTCATCTTCATACTGCAGACTACTCCagattcggcattggataagtGTGGTCTTCTGTTGTCACTATCCCACAAATTCAGGGGTCCCTTTCACCTCTTATCTCATTGAATGCTGAGTGAGATACTACACCGTGATCGTGCAGCTTTCAGCACAGTCACTGTGTAGGTGCACACATCATTCGTGCATGGTACCAtgtgaccaccaccaccaccaccacaaccacctgTGGTTTCCCTGATGTAAGCAGCCTCCTGCTTGATGTCTGAGCCACACTGCACGCGGCATGTGTTCTGAACTGGGCGCATTAAAGGGCAATGGCATTAATTACACTAAACCCACGTTAACTCGAAGCTGTAAAGACCTGGAAAACTTCCTGAGATAAGCGGGGTTTTGAGTTAAGCAAAACCATGAAAATAGAATCCCGCTGACTGCGCATAGACGACAAGCAGCCTTTCCAAAATAccgctatactcgcggacaactttctgcgacaatgaaaggaaagctacgggggcggagcttctgcacctGTGATACGCGCGCCAAGTAGTCTGGCAGCGTTTGGCAATGCTTCtaggaacagacgctgaatcgacgcaactTCCACGTGTGACGGTTTCACCTTTGCTGTCAGATGCAGAATGTAGAAGCCGCAAAATAAGTCAACATTTAGTGGTGTATTTGGTCTTATTTTGCTTTTCTAAATAAGATGTTTATGATTTCTCTTCCATAGCTTAAACTAATGTGGTTGAAAATATGGGACTTACTTCAGAAGCGGTCTTGTTTGTGCATACGTTGGCTCCGTAGCGTTCCTGTTATTGCCAGAGAATGTTGTCCGTGAGTATGGTAATATTTTTTCGGTCACTTCTGCGTGCATCGGCACCAGAGACGTTGCTGTCTAGGGGCACTGGTGGTGGTAGCGAAAACAGTTATTGCCAAACAAGTGTAAGGGGGGGGGATGCAAAACACCCCTTATATGGCATGAGGCAGCCCTTAGAGGGCCATCCTTATAGAGCAAAGCAGAGCCCTTGGAGGCCTATCTGCTTCAGGGCATTGGCGAAGATCTGACGCTGGTCTATAGCAACGGAGCTGGCTAGAAGAGTCTCCGAGTGTGATTCCGCAGTGGTAGGAGCTGGAGGTTGTGTGAAGGTAGGGCATGTGAGGAGGATGTGAAGAAAGTCTCCCGGTTTCCCGCAGAGCTTACAGGAGGACAGGAACTGGTCATCTGGTTGGTGTAGCGGGCATGAATGAGAATAGGGTACTAGTACTGTGCTAAGACAGAATGCTTGGCACAGAGTCACGGCGATTGATCCTAATCCAATATTTGAAGCCATTTATCCTAGCATAACCATTTTCAGACATCCAAAAAGCTGATGCTGCTACTTTCTGCATAGTAATGAATTCTAGACGATTTTACTTCGAAAACCAAAACTACCAGAGGGCGCACGATATTGTCACGCAATTAGCAGACGCCCGCGAGCGACGTGGCATTTACACCTCACTGTCGCACGAGCATGAAGCGAGTGTCTTTATCAAGCGGCAATCTCGCTGAAACGCAGTGAACTCGCATGCTGGCATCTTTCGATCATGCGCTGATCGTGCCTGCTCAAAAGTGCCTATCATCTTGCCCAAGGTATCGCTGTGACCATGTTGATTGTTACTGACAGCGTCCTATATGAGAGGGGAGGAAATGGGGTGCCTCGATGTTCAACTCACCTACAGCGAGCGAGGAGGACAGGAATGCATCctagagaaaaaggaaaacacgaaCTCCCAGTTCACAGCTGCTGTGTGAGGCCACAACAAAGTGGCAGCGAGCAAGTGCACGTGGGCGGTGATAGACAGCGAAGGGGGAATGATAAGCTGGGAGCGCAGCCCAGCGCAGCGTCTGGCACAGTTAGCGATGCCGCCGGGTCAAAAACGACTGCAAGCGACGTTGACCCGTTGCCTTTTTCCTGGTATTTTCAAAATCTAGATATCCGGAGTCCAGCGCGAAAGCTTTTTGAGATGAGAGGCGATGAACACATGGGCTGAAACCACGgccgaaaaaaaattttggcttAACCGATGTTTCAAGCTACCAGAGTTTCGAGTCGAGTAACAAGGGTTTACTGTATTTGTTGCAGTCTTGAGGTACTAGAACTTCATGCCATAACTGGGTTGGCGGCTATCCATTAAAGAACTAAAACAAGGCAATAATTTTGTTTGAGTGCCTAGAAACTAAATAGTGGCTGCAGGGAAAAAGCGGACAGGATCAGCGCCGAGTGTGGCTAGAGGGACTTAACTGTAAAACTTGAACAAATCTATAATTTATAACCAAGTTGCTTCGAAATAATTTCTCCCTATAATGAAGTTCATTAGAAGGAATGATGACCCACTAGGTAATGATGCAATAGCATATGCTAAACAGATTAATGCTGTGTTGCTAAGGCTACTAACATGGTACCATTGAATCAAAGCAACATGTACCATAGTCATTACTTAAGTGAAAGGTAAATACTTGTAATTTGACTTATAAACTAACATAGTGATCACTTGGAAAAGTTATGCAAGAACAATATCTTATTTAAAAAATTCATAATGGAGCGCAGTTGACTCGGTTTACTCCATGTAGTGTATATTGCTAGGCCCGCCATACAGTTCATAATTCATTACACGTCACTCTTTTGCTGCTAAAATTACTGATGAAGCAAAGTTCTGTACTTTGGACCTTCTGTAAAAGCAGTCCAGTGCTCCTGTAGCCATGTGACATATCTCCACTTTGGCCTTGAACCAGGTCAAGTGTATTTTTTTCCTTGTCTCTCGGGGACAGGATGAAGAGGCGGTGAGGAGGAAGTCTGAAGGTGATGTCATGAATGGCGACTCTGGCTCATTGACAAGCCCTGGCAGCGATAGCGAGCGGCCAGCCAACACAGTCTCATCTGTGCCACTGTCATTGGCCCCTCCAACCACTGCTGTGGAAGTGGCAGGTGCAGCAAGTTCCCCGAATCGTTGTGGCTTGGAAGGAGTGGCTGACCCAGGGTCATTGGGGTCACTAGCCCCGATGCCCCCGCCGTCATATTCTGAGGTCTCGCCAATGCCGGCAAGGCACCAGGGGGGCGCTGCGGAGGCAGTCAAGGTGTGTATTTACAGGGCTTGTAGGCATGCCGAGTTTGAGCTTGCACTCCTGATGCTATTCTTAAGCATTGGGTACGTGAGCCATTGCCAAAAGGAAGTGATGTTACTACAGCTGTGGTAAATAATATACTATACTAGTACTACTTGGCCTGCTACTCCTTCATAGCCTGCTTTATCAATACATGCAAATTCTTGGAGCAGCCGCAGATTAGCTGGGGTTTGGAATGTCTGCCGGATGAGCAATTGAGTGGTGGccaaagttttctttttattcactcTATGGCAAGGGTGCAGCAGAGGATGAGGAGGTGGCCTGACAATGACATGATAATGACAATGATTTGATGATGGCGACGACTCTGCCATTGtcatcagtgtaacggaaatgACTGACGGACCATTTCCATCTTCTCACTGTGGCTGCATTAGAAAAAATGCATGTAGAGCCATAAAATTTTATATACCTTGCATATCTGcaagtgctttttctgtgtgagAAGCTTACTCTGTATTCTAGAACGTTcctccactcaacactccacctcAACTCGAGGGAAGTAGATAGCAGCCCCGCTCCTTGACAGAAGTGGTCACTGCTCTTCGTTAACACTCCACGGAAATTCTTGAGAAGCACAGTCTCATTTTTGGTCAAGGGGTGGCAGTGTGCTCAACTCGGTGGAGTGGAGGAAGAGCATCGAATTGAGTATTCACTTGGGAAATTGGGGTTTACAGATGTCACTGAGCtgccttttcttttatcttgaAGTGGTATTTAATTTGTTCTGTGTCGTCAATTAACTGGTCCTGACCAGAAATGAAGCTAACAAGGGTCGGAGGCTTGAGCTGGTTGGTTATTCATAATTAAAACTATGTGCAGTACAAAGGACAAGGACTAAGAGAGACAACACACACAGCACAGTGTGTGCCATCTTAGTCCTCGTCCTTCGCACTGTACATGGTACATCAGAGCCTCTGATGTCGGCTACCATGAGAATTCAAAGGTGCCATAGCTACCCTTCTTTTGCTTCATTTTTCCATCGCCTTCGTTTATCTAAGCTCCctcgttggaaaatgacattTGCTGTTCCATGGGAGTAACTTAGTAGTCTAGCTTGCTTATTGTTTGCCTTTAGTATCCATTGAATGTGCAACTTTCGTATATGTTGACTGTCTGTGAAAAACCAAAATATGTGTGTTTAATCCATAGCTGTCCGATGAAGGTAGCTAAAGCATTAGAATGTCATTTTGCAATGCAGGTGGAAATCCACGTGACCGTGAACACTCAACAAGCATCTGTAGGCTTCTCACCTCAGAATGGAACGCTGTCGGACTTGAAGAAACACAGGGCCGACCTTCGAAACAGTCGTGGCTCCCTCACACTGTCTGCCTCACAGCAACAGGAAATAGTCGGCAAAATGGCAGCGTCTGCCACAGCACTTGGACAGAATGGACACCAGCACCATTTCAGTGCCACTGTTCGAAAACCGAGCTACGAAGCTCCTCCATCACCATCGACGTCCCTTCGGCGTTTTCGTAGCGATCCTTCAGAGATAGTGGGTGAACCGCACCGTAAGGACTGTTGTGCCGTCATGTGATGATGCCAAAAGGACAAAGGAcaacgaaaaaaaggaaaaaaaaagaaaaggaaaaaaaaaagatatttaccTTTGGGTTTTCAAACAATGCACTTGCAAAAGCATTTGCACTCCTCAACATTTTCGACGTTGCGATGACGCGAAACACGGTGCTTGTGCTCGCGACCGCAGTGAGCTTCATGGTGGGTAATGGCTCCGGTTAGATAGAGAAGCTAGTGATAGGTCACCCCAGGTGCACATGTGCCAATATATGATACACGACGTGTTGTCCAGAAAAATGCTTATACTTTTCCTTCTAGAGGTTGTTGTAATTCTAGGCAGCCTAATATGATGAAAGCCACTGTCCAAAATTTTTGGCATTTTGTGATGGGCTTTCATGTAAACCAAACGTAAAGGACATGCAGTGAATAAGTCCAAAGTGCAGGTAAATGTGCCAATGGACAATTTCTTTTTGCTTCAGTTCATTGTGTGCTCCTTGTACCAGCACATTTTTACAACGAGTGGATTTGTACCGGAGATGCTCAAAGGGACATATATGCGATAGATTCAAGCCATAGTGAGTGGTTAAGTTTTTTGCCAGCAGTAGTGTGCGATTGTTTTTGGAAATCATGTCTGCATTAGAGTGAAGCTTTTCTTTACGCTGTACCTTATAGTAAGATTATATAGCAGGCATCTGAACTTTCCACATATCGAAAGTTTAAACAAACTACCAGCACCAAAAGATTATTAGGACATTTTCCATGAAAGAAGTGAACTTTACTACAGCTTAGGCACACAGCCTGTTGCACATACTAGAGCAGAGTGAAAATGAAATTGGGACTGCAAACCCTGGTTTTGTGGATTTCACAGGTTCTGCATCCTCTAGGTACCAACACTACCTTCGACTAGTGAACCATTCCATAAAAGTAATATAATGCTGCTGCAGTCTTGCCTGTGGCCTTTACAGCTGTTTTATTGCAAAGAAATCGGTTAAACACTGTCTTGTTGCCAAGCTTGATGTTAAAAGTTCAAGTGGTTGTTGCAGCTTTACAAGTGACTGGAAAGTGAATTTGTTTTGTACAGCAGCGAAAATGCATTTAATATGGTATGTTTTACAATGAAAGGGCCTTTTCTGTCAAAGTAGGCAGTGGAACTACTTTGGTCCTGTTGCACATACATGAATTCACAGTTCAGACAAGGTGTCACAATGACTTTTCACTTTGTATTACGGCATGTTGTTGACATGGCCACCACCATTTTTTCTTTACATGGGGGTTTATTAATGCATATGCAGCTAATGACATCGCGCCTGAAGAACAGAAGTACTGAGATTATCTCGGGACATTCTCTGTTTGGCTTCCAATCAGAATGcaagtagaacctcgttgatacattcCGGTATGTTATGTATTCCCTGCTCTTACGCTCTGAAAATGCTGGTTCCATTTAGTTAGATGCATATTAGCTTCCTGGTTATGTCCAAAAACTGAAACAGTGCACCACTGACATGGCATCAATCAGCGGTGCTTGCATTAACCGTCACTATTGTGACCTTGCACAGCTACTTTGATATACACAGCTGTGCGGAAACTGAAGAAAGAACTGTGTGCTCAAAAAGAGACTGTTATTGTTATTTGACACACATGCCAGATGGAAATCGTAAGCTTCATTTAGTGCGATTCATTGCTACAACCGCTCCGAAAATGTTAAATCTAACTGCCAAGTAGCAAAAGCAA encodes the following:
- the MYPT-75D gene encoding myosin phosphatase targeting subunit 75D, giving the protein MADHSELVTEMSVVEKMSTQERLKHAKKRRQQQLKKWSQHERELQKSKKGKASSPAVAPPPTEYKVHFVPSVMLLEAAARNDVDEVRRLLMLGVSPDSTNEDGLTALHQCCIDDSEEMMKLLIDFDANVNAKDSEQWTPLHAAATCGHIHLVRYLISRGADLLAVNADGNMPYDICEDEPTLDYIESEMAKRGITQEMIDETRAANEVMMLSDLKGLSDAGGDLEFRDEQGATPLHIAAANGYVSVVEFLLDQHVSTDVCDNDQWQPIHAAACWGHPDVLEMLVQAGADLNARTKNGETPYDICEDPDLKERIVQLRSEMETKRAMQPNKLRRSQSQNTRSQSVRRTSIREKGMISRREAREEARIRQEQQAPLGKDEDEEAVRRKSEGDVMNGDSGSLTSPGSDSERPANTVSSVPLSLAPPTTAVEVAGAASSPNRCGLEGVADPGSLGSLAPMPPPSYSEVSPMPARHQGGAAEAVKVEIHVTVNTQQASVGFSPQNGTLSDLKKHRADLRNSRGSLTLSASQQQEIVGKMAASATALGQNGHQHHFSATVRKPSYEAPPSPSTSLRRFRSDPSEIVGEPHRKDCCAVM